From Triticum aestivum cultivar Chinese Spring chromosome 7B, IWGSC CS RefSeq v2.1, whole genome shotgun sequence:
TGTTGTTGGCTGGACAATAGTTAGGTTAATCTCATCCTCGCTGAAATCATTGACGGCAAAAGTTATGCAGGTCTTGTCGCTTACAGATCATGTACATCACACGCATATAGGACATTCGTACTTGTCATCGTATATGGCCTCAGTGGATTGTCGTAGCACAACCGACCAACCACTGCTATTATAAACATCATCCATGTCCTCTTGGATCGCCATAGCCTGGAGGGATGAGAACAAAAAACAATATCATGATGCAAAGATCATTTATGTGACTGTCCATACATGAAGAATGTGAGAGCAACTCCAacaggccgacccaaacggacggcgcgtTTGTCCGCTTTATGTCCGTTTGGGTTGGCCGCCCGCCCGACGTCCGCCCTGTTTTTCATTTGGGTTGGTAGTGCGCCTAACACGCCGACCCATTTTCACGCCCGCACTCAAATTTTTAAAAAGGCCCGCGGccatagatcatgccagcggccatgtctcatgccaGCACCATGCCAGCGCCAGCATACATTGCCAGCTTCAAAAAAGGCACCACACAattcatgctggcgcactcgccagcggttggcacacatgccagcacacaaaaaggggtgggacttgagttcgaccacgctATCACGGCCCCGTGGTCATGCCAGCGCACAAGCCGACATACAAAAAAGAAGGCGCTCACAGCCACGAGATCACTCGtcggtgaacttgagcatgtcggcctgcatttTCTCAAACCatggcctcttccttggcgacacggtgttcagatccaccttcatgatctccacacCGGCCATCATGCTTGTGAGAGCCACTTCTttggccttggtcttggcgttggcagCCTCGATCTCAAGCATCttcgcttgcttctccgcctccaaaTCAAGcgtcttggcttgcttctccgcatccatctccAGTCTCCTcatttggatctccatgaaggcgttcatttgctcCTCTTTGAAACGCGGCGTGCCTCCGGctcttcctcttggctgactcCGCCGCCCGCGTCTTCTTTGGCTTGGCCGCGGCGGCGGTTTTGCGCGGGGCACGGGGCTTGCCTTTGCCAGAGGGGGCGGTCTTCATGCCGGACGACGCGAGGGAGGTGAGGCcagcggcggcgtcgaggtcgaggtcgtcgtccatggcgGGTGCGGGGCGGGAGCGCGTGCGGGCGGGAGGGTTTTGGGGAAAATGGGTGGAAATGGTGCTTGCTGCCACCAACCGGCGGGCCCGGGCAGAGGAGTAGGCACGCGCGCGCGTCTGTCGCGTGTCTGCGCCGACACAAATCTGGCTCAaaattgggccgggaatgggtcgcccgcggacgaaaagaGGACGCGCGGCCGTTTGGGccggcgcgttgggccgacttttgtgtccgcgccgacccaaacaggccagcggacgaaatgggtcgccccgttggagttgctctcagGATGCAAATGATGTACGGACCTAGTTCAAGTTTCTTTTGACAACAAATGAACCTAATGTATGGGATGGTCCATTTGCCCCCAAAATACTGACATCCGACTTGATCCTTTTTATCTAAGAACTTAACCAGGTAAGTACTCAACATATTGATGCATGCAAAAGATAAGCAGGCACATAGTGTTCTTACATGAACTGTGTAGGATATGACACCAACACAAAATCCTTCAAACAATCACCCCATGGTGGTTCAGAAGCGTCAAGTTCAGACAAGCAAACATAGTGTCCTATAAAACAAATGCCGACAATATTCTTGATGTACCAAACATGGTATCATGTAAAACAAACGCCGGGAAATGGTGAAACTAAGCCTTTGAAAAATCAGAATGCGTACTTTTGCAAAGGAGATGGCAAGCCATCCGATGATGTTGGAAAATCAACGAGTAAGCTTGTTGGAGCTAACGGAAGATCAATAGTTCAGTTAGCTACTGAAATATTGTGAAAATATAACCAAAAATAAAGAAGTTTGACCTAGCAATAATGCTCCACCCACACATTTCATCCACTCTGATTCCTTGATTACCATACCAATGACAGAACCTAGTGGTGGTCACTTGTGCCCCGGGCTGAACCCTGGAGCTCACTGCTCCCGTCCTTTGTCCCCTACAACCCAACCATACAACACACCATTAGAGTTGTACACCTAACACCTAAACCGTTTTAAACCAAACGAAATCCTTATGAGTCCCATGTCGCCAAAGACGAAAACACGCTGCAGCGATGCTTGGCTCGGATAAGGTGATGCACGAAAGCTGGAGGACTTGCCCCACGCCACAGTTCCGTCATGTAGCACGTGCCCAATCTGATACGAATATCTGAAGAAAAACACGATACTTTTTACTTAAGAGCACGATGAAGAAATAAAATATGACAAATCAATTAGTTTATTCCACTTAAGAGCACGATGAAGAAAAGCCCTCACTGAAAATCTTTTAGCATCATTTGGGGCATCGCTCAATTGTATATTGGCGCGATCACTCCCCAAACTGGATCATACCCTGCGCATTGTTATCGGTACGTATTGGTTGCAATATATTGGAACATGAATATGAGAATCAGAACTaaaatacatatgatttattgtatAGTTACCAAATAATTATATGATGTAAGTATCATGATATAATGGAAATGTATGAGTCATTTTCTCTGTATGCTCGCATGTTGGGGTGTGTCTTTTACCATGTCAACACGCAAGTCCCCTACCTAGGAAGGATAGTCTTGTTTCTTTTCACTAGAGGGGAATATTTTCTATGATCATACCTCAACCATGTCAGTGATGTCACCCATGAACAAACTCCGTAAGATCTCATTGAGGAGAAATGGGATAATAAGTCCTGTGACATGATCGAATCCTCTATTTGTTACACTTGCCTTTTTTATAATATGGAAATGCATTCATTTTGTTTGCGTCGATTGTGATCTCCAGTAGTATCAAAGTAAAAGAAGCGCTTATGGGAACGTGATAGGGTAGGGCTGGCTATATTGTTGGTGGCTAATAATCAGAAGCGCATGGAAATGGGGATAATCTCATCCATTCCTAAACACAAAATACACCGTGACCTCCAAAGTTGTGCAAATTTCTGTAAACGGCCGATAATCTGAATCGCAACACAAACTTAGCTGCCATATTCAAGTCATTAATTAGGTTCCACGCAAAAAACAAAAGCTCATTAATTAGGTTCTGAATTGTGATCAACATATACAAGTGAACAGAAACATAATTAAGTTTACATGTTCGTTCATAATATACTTGATCTTCTCTTGCATCCTTGTTACTATCGAGTAATTAGACTCACATACAAACTACATATGCTGCTATATAACAATATCTGTGACAGCACCACAAAACAAATATGGTTCTAAGCAGGTGTTTGCTTCAAATTGCACACCAAAGGGCTTTGATCGTCACGCATGGACTGAAAATACTGTTGACGCTGCCTGGTGTGAAACAATAAACAGGAATTTAGAAATGTAATTAAATGTGACTTGCTTTTCATGCGATTGAGCACATGGATCTTCTTAATCATTTAACCAACAGATGAATTACAACACTTACTGCATGCAGTGGACGAGATAGTAGATGTTATTCATCCTCATGCTCCTGCTGGCGCAACTCAAGGTCGATATTTGGTTCACGTACTCTAGTCGACAACAATAACCCGGCAGCAGCTTTTGAGCTGCTTCCACTGGCTTGCTGCTCACCCGATGCCATGGCCCCAGAAAGCTAATAACACACATTAATAGTTTGTCGAGTATCAACTTCCTTTCATGCTCTTGAATAAAGAAAACTGAAGCTAGTATGATCAATGTTATATTAGCCAGGGCTCTTATATAATTTGCGACCAGTTCCAAAACCTTTGTAAAAAATTATGCGGTTGCATCGTGTTTCTAGTTTGTCCAACCCAGATGAACTTTTTCTGAAAGATTTATATTTTTACTGGAATCTGTGTTAGACATGATaatacactatatatatatatatatatatatatatatatatatatatatatatatatatatatatatatatatatatatatatatatatatatatatgcagtcATGTATTTCGATGACTTGCTAATGCATATGTTATAACATGTGGTTCATCAATGATTATTTTCAAAGTATATCTGGACTTTCATATGACAAGCTAGGATATATTAGCTAGTAGCATTTCTTACCTTCTTCTGCAGCTCTATGTTGTGCTCATGAGCAATGCTCAACTTCTTACCAAGCTCTATATTTTCCTTCTGAATAAGAAATCCCTGCAAAATCAAATTCTATCTCATCGTACCTCAGCTGTTAATAAAAGGCACATATACAGTAATCAGCACTAACTGAGCTAATTTAACACCAAcagcagcagaagcaagaacatgAAGAGGATGTAGTGAACCTTTTGGTTGAGTTCGTGGATCTCCGCAGCCATAACTTGCTCCTAAAGAAATCAATTGTAAGTAAAGTATgtatgaaaaaaaaatgaaaacgaAAAAAAGTAAAGAGAAGGGCAAAGAAAAGGGTACCTTCCTCTTTCTTACGGAATGCAAGCTCATCTCAACTTGGTTCACCAGAAACTGCAGATCTCGAACAGTGGTACCAGATAGCTCTTCTCCCAACAGTTGCCTAACATCATATCAGGGCACATGGTTTAACAGTATAACTAGCTAGCTTCTCCATTTGTTACAACAAAGTACATGGATTTTCACCGGCATAGTCTTCAAGTGAGAGATCTTGACATGCATAGCAGTATGGCACACTATTTTCGTTCAATTAATTTGCATATGAAACCACTCAAACAACAACTTCTGGATAGCTATACTATTTGGCATTTTATTTCAATGCATGGGTGATACAAACTAAAGGACATTAATATTACCTATTATTATGTTGTAAGTTCTGCACTTGCTGCCTCAAGGTTGTAACCTCCCTCTGCCATAACTGTCCAACAAATAGAAATGAAATAAGATACTAACTACAAGCACACCAAATTAATTAGGAGATCCATAACCGTGCTTCCTTGTGTGGTCTTCTAGTGCACATCGTATATACCTAAGAGAGTGATCTCTAACTTATTTATCTCAAAATGCAAGTATGCATGAGATAAGACCCACTaccacatgcaaccatgcatgagaaaatgttttttattttattaatCTACTTATATTTAATAAATAGTTTACAACTATCTATAATATAATGCAATAAGTTCTATGTATTTTTTTTAATTTGGTTCATGTGTTATTAATCTAAATAACTATTTCACACAATCAAATCTTATTGAAATATATTGTACCGATTCCCCAGCAATGCGCAGTGTATCATCAAGCTGACCCTATGTTGAACCCCTTCCATTGGTCGACACCTTATGTCCCATAAGGGGACATACATACAAAAAGTTCAGTTGAAAAGGTCACCACTGATGGGCCCGTTGATGAACTTCTATAGGCGACGGGCCCATAAGGGATCATATAGACAATTCAGCTCAAAAGTCACCTGTCACCACTGATGGGACCCTCAGTGATAAATTGCTATAGGCGATAGCCGAGACCAGTGACAAACCAAAAACAAGGGCCCATATGTGGTCTAGAACTCATCGCCGATAGTTTATAGTAGGAAAAAATCGTTATGTAGCACTGTTGAAGTTGCATATTCGAGTTCTGCCACACAAACTTCGGTATTTTGATTTGTGCTACTAGGGATTGCCAAACAATTAGTTGCATACCCATGCGCACCTTCTCACTGAGTTGTCATTACGACATCGTCTCGTTTGGGTTGTTCCTTTACATTTGGGACCCACCACTAGGCCACGTCAACCGTAATGTCGAGGACACTCGATTGACCATTCTGCCCGGTGTGGAGCCAACCATTCAGGCCATAAATTTCATTTTGTGTCGGTACCATGACGATTTGGGTCACGCACCGAACTATGCACGCGCGGCGGTCACCCCTGGACCATGCTCAAGAAGATAGAAATGCTTCTTATCACTACTCCCTTtgatggtggtatgcagatcttcgtgaagaacAACAACAATCAACCACAGCAGATGAAGCATGGGCTCTATGGCGACATGGAGATCTTTGTCCAGAAGGTCTCCATGCCCATCAAGCGAGTCCACCCAAGACTAACAAGAACCAGATCAAGATATCTGGTAACAACCATCACCAACCAAGACATGAGAACGACCTTATCCGGCAACGGCTTTCCTAGCTGGCACGCACTCAGCCAGCCTTCGACGGCAAGCTACCTCCTCACCTATGTGTGGCGCAACCGTTCTACATTCGCAGGATCCTCGTGCTAGGCGCCTGGTGGGCAGGCACGCCAGGAGTTGGACAAGACGCAAGGGGTGAATCACTCACCCACGCCACCGCATGGCGCACACCTGGGCCAGGAAGTGTCACACCCCGCGCAAATATGACCATTGTCGTTTTGACAAGACCAGGGTTCGTTCCCAGAAGATAGAAGACGATGACACATCACCACACGTTTAATGCGTTCACCTACCTGGTCGGACCCAAACCACTTCCTTAGCATCGAATCCATTGTGGTACCCCTTGAGAGATAAAAGGAGGGCCAGGCTAACAaaaggaagaaggaaagaaagacCCTCGAAAAGAGAAACTAGTAGATAAAGGTTGGACATTTGTTAGAACACCAGCAGGAGCGCACTACACTTCATGTTCCCGCGAATGACTTGTAGCTCTTAATCCACCCAcataaacacacaaaaagaaagagTGGAGTATTACGCAGGCatgcggctcgaacctgggtaaatcatcgtGTCCATTTCACACATTTTAGTAGTGTGGCTCCTCACCTTCGTGCCCCATCCCCGAACTAGCAAAAGGACGTCACCAATCCACGGTGTCACCCGCTTGTTCTACACATGCGCACCAATATTGAGGAGGGGGATCAGTTGTGGCCGATGTGGGGTCCCATTGTTGAGACCATAATTTCCATCTTTTCACTCTCATTTGGGCCCATCGATATTGAGGAGACTCGTTTGATGGGTCCTCCCGATGTGGGGCCCACAACTTCGCCACATCAAGCGCAACAAAGAGGGAACCTGTTTGACCAATCTTGCCTATGTGCGGGCTCGCCTGCAGCATAGCACATACACATATATTTTGGCGCATAGAGCCCCTTTTATTCCCGACACTTCCACTCACATACTCACACTGCTCCTCCAACGATGCCGCCTCCGGCTCGCTGTTGTGGTGCGCTCCGGGCGCGTGCCGTTCCCACGGGTTTCACGCGCTGCTCCCAATGGTAGCCTCATTGTTTTGTCCCTCTATTTGCTAGATGAATGTTCAGAGCCGAGTAGGGGAGAGGAACTGCTTGGGGCAGTTTGTTTCGTAGGCCAGCTACACTATCTCGTATCGTCGGCTAATCCGATGGTAAGTTAACTACACTCTCGTGGCCTTTCGCAACCACAAACTTCATTTGTATAGTCTCTTCTCCTTCTCTCAACCCACATAGAAAGTATGGATTCCGTTTCATCCATGGCGTCCGACCACCGCAAGCTCTGTTTCCTAGGGGATAACATCGTCATCCACGCATTGGGGAGAACTGCAAGGACAAGCTCGAGTGGTGACTCAACAACGATTGGGAGAAGATCCTTGGCACTTGACATGGAGTACACATGGTATCATTCCACTCGGAAGGGCGCCATCATTCAGTTATGCATCTATGATCATTGTTTGGTATACGAAGTCTGTAGGGGCTGAGAGTCCAAACAATAGGCGCTCTACCACTTCTTATGCAATGAGAAGTATGTTTTTGCTGGCTTCGGCATCGAGGGGGACAAATAGATATATATGGGAAATAACTGAGTACAAAGATATACGAAGGAGTTTTAGATTTTTAGAGAAAAGCAAAATAATAGATAGGTGCGTCCTctgccccacatgtcattgagttCAGTGCCACCAACCTCACCAGACTCACCCCATGTGGCATCTTGTCATATAGTCCCTCGTTCCATCGGCCCTCACGTGTCATTCACGTACCCGCACCCTGTAGATGCCCTTCTTCTCTCCCACATCATTCCCCTCCTTTTTCAAATCATGGACGAGCACCAATTGAGGAAGTGATACAATATAGATAATTACGAAAGGATTCAAAACTTGTTTAATTACATACATAATTAATATGTGGATCTCATAATAAACTACTCCAATCTAGTATGGGTTGCCGAAGCTCAAGCATGTGTGATCCTGTGTGGAAGGAGGCCTCCTTGGTTAGGACCATTGTGTGGTGGTACAGAGTGTGTTCATTGAGAGTGAGCCCCCACGGTAGCGCTCTCATCAACGGGCGCCCACAGATACTTGATTATTGTGGCATCGGCCACCCTCTTGATTTATCGACAAGCAAGACCCAAGCTTATGCAATTGACGGCCTCTAGGTCTATATCTTGGGCCTCAATCTCCACCCTCTCGGCGTACTCACGAGCTCGCCTCAAGGCAAACCAAAGAGATCTTCATGTCTGCCTCTCTCCCGATGTGCTCCTCTAGAGGCAAGGATCGCCACAAGGCATTGTCCATAGAATCCTAGAGCTCCTTGATGTTGGAGTACGTGGGGTCCAACGTGATGTCCTCCTTGGTGAGTGCCAGCAGGTACTCGTCCTCCTCAACACGGGGTGATCCTTCTTGGCGCATACGGCGAGGGTTGGCAAGCTGTCCTCCTCGGCGTCGAGCGGCGAGGCGCCCTCCTTAGGCTAGGCAGAGCGGCACCATGGCAGCGAGGGCTAGGGAAAGCAGTTTTGTGGGGACGGTGAGTACTATGGCGAACGCCAGGGAAGTGCGGTAGTTATAGGTGGTCGACATCTCGAGGCGTGTCATGGGAGAATCAACATTCGGTTATCAAAATTCGATGCAAGCCGTCATGGCATGTGAATAGGAGAATGTTCAATGATGTACCACTATGAAGCACTACTATCCCATCCCATCGGCCATGGGCCGCACATAGGAGTCTACATTCAAATGCATCTAGTAGTCGTTGCAGTTCACATGACAAGTGGTGGGATCCTTGAGGAGAAAACAATTTAAACAAGATGGTGACATGATGACAACTCATGGAGATGATGCGCGGAGGTATGGAACTAATTTTCACAAGCATTAGTGGCAAACACCTAAATAGTGAAGTTTGAGTGGGAGAACTCAAATATCCAAGTTCGATAGTGGCACTGATCTATTTTTTTCCTTTCCACTAAGGTCCCTTCAGTGGTAAAATCGACCCAATGGGAAAACCCAAAGCCCATTTTCTTGTAGCACATACAAAACCCCCCTAATTCACAgatcctactctctctctctctctctctctctctctctctctctctctctctctctctctgtgtgtgtgtgtgtgtgtgtgtgtgtgtgtgtgtgtctcgtgCAACAATTGAACTTCTTTCTTCCTAACCCCCTTGATTTCTCCCACATTCTCCACCTTCTCCCTGATCCCTCCCATCTTCACTTTCTTCCTCGATCCTTCCTTGACCCTATGACTTGCGGGTGTAGTGTCACCCCCTATCCCTGCATTACAATGATGTTGATCCAACACTTTGATGATCGCACCCCTGTTGCCCCTCCGGAATGCCATCATGCCCATCTGCGCCATCGGATGTGGGACTCCTCCACCATCCGAGGCAACTGTCGTGGGATATTCTTGCCATGGGTCTAGATCCGTAATTGACACCATGAGAAGGTAGCGACGAGAGCTCAGGGGATACAGTGGACTAGGTTGCGCCAAGTATGGTCTACTAGCTCGGCATGTGGGCATGGCCCAATATAATATTTTTGGGTTCCATCATGGTCACCAACAATCCCATTGGTATTTCTTTACTGACAAAAGATCAAACCTAATAGTACAGTGTTTTTGTGCCGGCCCGTATAGAGTCATTCGGCAATCGTAGTATTGTTGAACAACTGAGTGTAATGGATGCACACTTGCATGGGGAAAGCCAATGACATAATCCTTTTTATGGATCTTGACTTGGCTAAGATGACAATATGAAGCTATTAGGTCTTTGGGTTGAAGATTAACATACACAAGAGAGGGGTGTGTTATTTTGGAAAATCCAAGGAGCGCGGACATGATTAAGTGCAACATGGGTTCTTTCCCCTTTAAATGCCTTGGTACTATAACAAATTGTCGCAAGCTTTGTACTAAGACTACAAGGTCAATGAAGACCGCTTTTAGGACTATCTTAGTGGTTGGTAGTCCAAGAATCTTTGCTCCGGGGGTTGCCTGGTCTTGGTTAATTTCGTGACAAGTAGCCCCCCATCCTTATGATTTATTTTTTTGAAGATCCATGAATGGATCGAGAGAGCCTAGGCTACTACAGTCTCAATTCATTTGGCGATCGAATCAACATATGAGATCGTACCATTTAGCATGGTGGTATGTATCCCTAAAAATATGTGTCATCTTAGTAAGGATAAAGTGTGGTAGTTTCTCTTACATAGTACTAAGTATTTTGGGGCAAAAAACACTCATAGTAGTTATAGTTAAACCAATAGGCTCCCACTTTTGAAAGGGCCTCCTAGTGGTTAAGCATATTTTTGTTCAATTTTGATCGCTTAATGTGGAAATGGTGAGTCAATTTGGTTTTGAGAGGATGGGTACATCAAGGATAGGCCTCTTTCAGGTATAACCCCTGAAAATTAGTATTGTTTCTCATAGAAATGCCAATGCTTCTACGATTATTGGAGCTACCACATGTGGATTTTAGCAGGGTTGTCTTTGGCCAGCATTTAGCAGACGGGAATGACAATGTCCCCAAAATTGCAGATATGTGGCTAGCCATGGATCATGGCTTGCTTAAATTATATTACCGCACTTGTGGAGTTCTCACCGTGCACTTGGTGTGTTCGGCTTAGTCAACAAGAGGGCCAATTTTAGGTCTAAATATGTGTTGCATCTTAAATTACCTTTGGACATAAAAGTTTTCTTTAATTATTAGTTAAACATTTATACTAACTAAGGATAATTTGGTTAAACTAATATGGCAGTGGGATACTCATTCTAGCTGTTGTTATGAACAAGAAACCATTcaatatttgtttttgattgttgtCTAGCATTTACTACATGGGGACCTATGTATTTAGACTTTAATATTACCATGACATGTAGTATTTTGCATATTTTTGGGTCTTGACTACAGAAGTTGAAAGTGCATCTCCAAGATACCCCATATGGCTTTAGTTATATATGGCAAAACCATCTATGTTCCGCTTCTCAATACTCTTGTTTACTTGCTTTCTAAGGGAATCTCCAACGTTGACCCTCAAACCGCCCGCATCAGTGCAGATCGAGTTGTCCGGTCCCATTTTGCCGTCCAATATAGTACCCCATCAGTCTGGGGACCGGTCTAGAAGTCTGTTTTCCTGCAAACCAAAACAAACTGGGGGCATTGTCGGAGTCCAGACCGCCGCCATGTAGGACTCTGACACCCCCAGCCCACTCAAATCCCCCACCCAGTCCACTTTTCTTCCACTCCGCACTTGCTCCCCCTTGCTTTGCATCTGTATCCTCCTCATTCGTAGCCGCCTCTATAGCCTCCTCCCAAGAATCATAGGACGCATGCCCACCAAGGTGCTTTCCCTCATTGTACTACGCCACCATCCACCCAAGATCCTTCCGTGACTAGGTACCCTCCACACCCCCCCCCCCTGCTGACGACATCCATGGAATACACCACGCCCGACAGGTGTTTGGTGAAATGTCATTGATCTTTTTTCCCGAAATTCTTGTTGTTTTCAAGGGTATAAACATGATGGAGGGGTACTCAGTGATCGAGGATGATCTGTTGTGCAATGTGTGCTTGGCCATATCTGCTGACTTTGTTGGCAGGAACTCAGGGGGCTCGATCTTTTGGCAGCGAGTCCATGCTTCGTCTCATCCGCGAAAGAACTTCACGCAATATAAGATGCACATCATCCATGAATGCAATGTGAGGTCGATATCACATCATTGGTACACCATCGGCACTCTGTCATGAAGTTTTGCGGTGCGCTTCCATGAGTGGAGACAATTTGGCCATCAAGCTCATCAGCTATGGAAACCGTAAGTTTTGCTTCCTGTTTCTCTATATGTTGGTTACttcattcattcactcaatgtttCTCTACATGATTTACTACAGGACTGAGGGCAGGCCATTCACGCACATACATTATTGGATGAAGCTCAGGGGGCGGTATGTGTGGGATGACATGCATCGGTTCTGACTCTAGTATCGTTGGATTTGGAATCGAAGAATTCGAAAGACTTGTTCAACATCCGGTCTCAAATGTAATATTTACatttgaactattgttgtactagAGATATTTGCATGTCATTCCTGGATGAGATGTGCTATTTTCTAtaatcttctattcctaaatagctacaaCCCACTAGCtatttttcctagacatgcaactgcCACATGACCACCTCATGCATCCAAGTCATAAATTacattgttttt
This genomic window contains:
- the LOC123161837 gene encoding MADS-box transcription factor 25-like, giving the protein MGRGKIAIERIDNTTNRQVTFSKRRGGLMKKARELAILCDADLALIVFSSTGRLYDFASSSGMEAILERYQEAKEEHCGVLNPTSEAKLWQREVTTLRQQVQNLQHNNRQLLGEELSGTTVRDLQFLVNQVEMSLHSVRKRKEQVMAAEIHELNQKGFLIQKENIELGKKLSIAHEHNIELQKKLSGAMASGEQQASGSSSKAAAGLLLSTRVREPNIDLELRQQEHEDE